In Ilumatobacter fluminis, the following proteins share a genomic window:
- a CDS encoding DNA-directed RNA polymerase subunit beta, protein MATRSTSRERYSFANLDEPLELPDLIAIQRESFTWFMEEGLANTFRDISPIKDFSEALQLELEFDPFDEDLRPPPKFTVEECKEKDMTYSAPIFVRARFMNRNTGEIKEQTVFMGDLPAMTDKGTFIINGTERVVVSQLVRSPGVIFEPGERYRLRNLTKHQLVKGTIHPYRGEWMEFDVEHRPGKDVTCGTRVARKRRLGIFTLLRALGYDEENAPGFLERFVAEFDFLEGQWDKERDIAPTQDEALVEIYKRARPGEPPTVESAKAYFRNAFFENRRYDLSRVGRYKLNRKLGDEVEKVAEQFGLLGHTNSEGEPLVDLPEEGQHVLTKIEVLAAVTYMLNLVKQEPGYRLDDQDHFANRRIRSVGELIQNQVRIGLSRMERVVRERMTTQDVEAITPQTLINIRPVVAAIKEFFGTSQLSQFMDQVNPLSGLTHRRRLSALGPGGLSRERAGFEVRDVHFSHYGRMCPIETPEGPNIGLIGGLSTFARVNEFGFIETPYRKIENGKVSGEIVYMAADEEEKYVVAQANTPINPDGTFRDDRVLVRRSPQAASLDDLRKMLEQESFFGATTDIGYVPPTEVDYMDVSPKQIVSVATALIPFLEHDDANRALMGANMQRQAVPLLRAEAPYIGTGIEDRAARDAADLIQAADDGEVVEVTGATITVQYKTLGKKVYGLSKFRRSNQDTCINHRPRVTEGDKVKMGTVLADGPSTDHGELALGKNLLVAFMPWEGYNFEDAIILSERLVRDDVLTSIHIHEHEVDARDTKLGPEEISRDIPNLSDDILADLDDRGIIRVGAEVGPGDVLVGKVTPKGETELTPEERLLRAIFGEKAREVRDTSLKVPHGEQGKVIDVKVFNRDDGDELPPGVNQLVRVYVAQKRKISVGDKLAGRHGNKGVISKILPVEDMPYTADGSPVDIILNPLGVPSRMNVGQVLESHLGYCARWGWTNPDGNQVGDNPIRGTERKTRPTTQPATFIATPVFDGANWDEEEKSGKHPTIQTIFENLNAEGAAGQRLIGTNGKQYLYNGRTGEKYDQPITTGYMYILKLAHLVDDKIHARSTGPYSMITQQPLGGKAQFGGQRFGEMEVWALEAYGSAYCLQELLTIKSDDVLGRVKVYEAIVKGDNIPEPGVPESFKVLMKEMQALCINVEVLGDDGREIEMRDLDDEVFRAAEELGIDISRPERGTDEDDARRAAERAAR, encoded by the coding sequence GTGGCTACTCGCTCGACCTCTCGTGAGCGTTACTCGTTCGCGAACCTGGACGAACCCCTCGAACTGCCTGACTTGATCGCGATCCAGCGAGAGAGCTTCACGTGGTTCATGGAAGAAGGGCTCGCGAATACCTTCCGCGACATCAGCCCCATCAAGGACTTCTCCGAGGCGCTCCAGCTCGAGCTCGAGTTCGACCCCTTCGACGAAGACCTGCGCCCCCCGCCGAAGTTCACGGTCGAGGAGTGCAAAGAGAAGGACATGACCTACAGCGCGCCGATCTTCGTGCGCGCCCGGTTCATGAACCGCAACACCGGTGAGATCAAGGAACAGACGGTCTTCATGGGCGACCTGCCCGCGATGACCGACAAGGGCACCTTCATCATCAACGGCACCGAGCGCGTCGTCGTGTCGCAGCTCGTCCGCAGCCCCGGCGTCATCTTCGAGCCGGGTGAGCGCTACCGCCTGCGTAACCTCACCAAGCACCAGCTCGTCAAGGGCACCATCCACCCGTACCGCGGTGAGTGGATGGAGTTCGACGTCGAGCACCGCCCCGGCAAGGACGTCACCTGCGGCACCCGCGTGGCCCGCAAGCGTCGCCTCGGCATCTTCACCCTCCTGCGTGCCCTCGGCTACGACGAGGAGAACGCCCCCGGATTCCTCGAGCGGTTCGTCGCCGAGTTCGACTTCCTCGAGGGCCAGTGGGACAAGGAGCGCGACATCGCGCCGACCCAGGACGAAGCACTCGTCGAGATCTACAAGCGTGCCCGCCCCGGCGAGCCGCCCACCGTCGAGTCGGCCAAGGCCTACTTCCGCAACGCGTTCTTCGAGAACCGTCGCTACGACCTGAGCCGCGTCGGCCGCTACAAGCTGAACCGCAAGCTCGGTGACGAGGTCGAGAAGGTCGCCGAGCAGTTCGGTCTGCTCGGTCACACCAACAGCGAGGGCGAGCCCCTCGTCGACCTGCCCGAAGAGGGCCAGCACGTGCTGACCAAGATCGAGGTCCTCGCAGCGGTCACCTACATGCTGAACCTCGTCAAGCAGGAGCCCGGCTACCGCCTCGACGACCAGGACCACTTCGCGAACCGTCGCATCCGCTCGGTCGGCGAGCTGATCCAGAACCAGGTCCGCATCGGCCTGAGCCGCATGGAGCGCGTCGTGCGTGAGCGCATGACGACCCAGGACGTCGAAGCGATCACCCCGCAGACCCTGATCAACATCCGCCCCGTCGTGGCGGCGATCAAGGAGTTCTTCGGCACGTCGCAGCTGTCGCAGTTCATGGACCAGGTCAACCCGCTGTCGGGTCTGACCCACCGCCGTCGCCTGTCGGCGCTCGGCCCCGGTGGTCTGTCGCGTGAGCGTGCCGGCTTCGAGGTGCGAGACGTCCACTTCTCGCACTACGGCCGCATGTGCCCGATCGAGACGCCGGAAGGCCCGAACATCGGTCTGATCGGCGGTCTGTCGACCTTCGCCCGCGTCAACGAGTTCGGCTTCATCGAGACGCCGTACCGCAAGATCGAGAACGGCAAGGTCTCCGGCGAGATCGTCTACATGGCCGCCGACGAGGAAGAGAAGTACGTCGTCGCCCAGGCGAACACGCCGATCAACCCCGACGGCACCTTCCGCGACGACCGAGTGCTCGTTCGTCGTTCGCCGCAGGCCGCCAGCCTCGACGACCTCCGCAAGATGCTCGAACAGGAGAGCTTCTTCGGTGCGACCACCGACATCGGCTACGTCCCGCCGACCGAGGTCGACTACATGGACGTCAGCCCGAAGCAGATCGTCTCGGTCGCGACGGCGCTGATCCCGTTCCTCGAGCACGACGACGCCAACCGTGCCCTGATGGGCGCCAACATGCAGCGCCAGGCCGTCCCGCTCCTGCGGGCCGAGGCGCCGTACATCGGCACCGGCATCGAAGACCGCGCCGCCCGCGACGCCGCCGACCTGATCCAGGCCGCCGACGACGGTGAGGTCGTCGAGGTCACCGGCGCCACCATCACCGTGCAGTACAAGACGCTCGGCAAGAAGGTCTACGGCCTGTCGAAGTTCCGTCGCTCCAACCAGGACACCTGCATCAACCACCGTCCCCGGGTGACCGAGGGCGACAAGGTCAAGATGGGCACCGTCCTCGCCGACGGCCCCTCGACCGACCACGGTGAGCTGGCACTCGGCAAGAACCTCCTCGTGGCGTTCATGCCGTGGGAGGGCTACAACTTCGAGGACGCGATCATCTTGTCGGAGCGCCTCGTGCGCGACGACGTGCTGACGTCGATCCACATCCACGAGCACGAGGTCGACGCCCGCGACACCAAGCTCGGCCCCGAAGAGATCAGCCGTGACATCCCGAACCTGAGCGACGACATCCTCGCCGACCTCGACGACCGCGGCATCATCCGTGTCGGCGCCGAAGTCGGACCGGGCGACGTCCTCGTCGGCAAGGTCACCCCGAAGGGCGAGACCGAGCTGACGCCCGAAGAGCGTCTGCTCCGCGCGATCTTCGGTGAGAAGGCCCGCGAAGTCCGCGACACCAGCCTCAAGGTGCCCCACGGTGAGCAGGGCAAGGTCATCGACGTCAAGGTGTTCAACCGTGACGACGGCGACGAGCTGCCCCCGGGCGTCAACCAGCTGGTCCGCGTGTACGTGGCCCAGAAGCGCAAGATCTCGGTGGGCGACAAGCTCGCCGGTCGCCACGGCAACAAGGGCGTCATCTCCAAGATCCTCCCGGTCGAGGACATGCCCTACACCGCCGACGGCAGCCCGGTCGACATCATCCTCAACCCGCTCGGCGTGCCGAGCCGCATGAACGTCGGACAGGTGCTCGAGTCGCACCTCGGCTACTGCGCACGTTGGGGCTGGACCAACCCGGACGGCAACCAGGTCGGTGACAACCCGATCCGTGGCACCGAGCGCAAGACCCGCCCGACCACCCAGCCGGCCACGTTCATCGCCACCCCGGTGTTCGACGGCGCCAACTGGGACGAAGAGGAGAAGTCGGGCAAGCACCCGACCATCCAGACCATCTTCGAGAACCTCAACGCCGAAGGCGCCGCCGGTCAGCGACTGATCGGCACCAACGGCAAGCAGTACCTGTACAACGGCCGCACCGGCGAGAAGTACGACCAGCCGATCACCACCGGCTACATGTACATCCTGAAGCTGGCGCACCTGGTCGACGACAAGATCCACGCCCGCTCCACCGGCCCGTACTCCATGATCACCCAGCAGCCGCTCGGCGGTAAGGCCCAGTTCGGTGGCCAGCGCTTCGGTGAGATGGAGGTGTGGGCACTCGAGGCGTACGGCTCGGCCTACTGCCTGCAGGAGCTGCTCACGATCAAGTCCGACGACGTGCTCGGCCGTGTGAAGGTCTACGAAGCGATCGTCAAGGGCGACAACATCCCCGAACCGGGTGTGCCCGAGAGCTTCAAGGTCCTCATGAAGGAGATGCAGGCACTCTGCATCAACGTCGAGGTGCTCGGCGACGACGGCCGCGAAATCGAGATGCGTGATCTCGACGACGAGGTCTTCCGTGCCGCCGAAGAGCTCGGCATCGACATCTCCCGGCCCGAACGAGGGACCGACGAAGACGACGCGCGTCGCGCCGCCGAGCGCGCCGCACGCTGA
- a CDS encoding DNA-directed RNA polymerase subunit beta' has product MLDVNMFDQLKIGLATADQIRLWSHGEVKKPETINYRTLRPEKDGLFCEKIFGPTRDWECYCGKYKRVRFKGIICERCGVEVTRSKVRRDRMGHIELSAPVVHIWYLRGTRSWLAYLLAGIEPKEELKAKQLEKVIYFAANLVTWVDEDKRHEDLESLEAEYLEERDEIRKELELAIDRRYKELEDEAEAAEAEGNDTKKLKREAEKEVESIRERYEMELDLVERAWDEFKGLHSRKILEDEMLWRELRDKYGDYFEGGTGADAIKQLIDRIDFDEEEVKLRAAIDPQEGQKPLSAQRKQKAIKRLKIVASFNRRDEHERRINDPKAMILDVVPVIPPELRPMVQLDGGRFATSDLNDLYRRVINRNNRLKRLLDLGAPEIIVNNEKRMLQEAVDALFDNGRRGRPVTGPGNRPLKSLSDMLKGKQGRFRQNLLGKRVDYSGRSVIVAGPTLKLHQCGLPKLMALELFKPFVMKRLVDLELAQNIKTAKRMVERRRPQVWDVLDDVIKEHPVLLNRAPTLHRLGIQAFEPVLVEGKALQIHPLVCTAFNADFDGDQMAIHVPLSAEAQAEARVLMLSANNILSPASGRPIVTPTQDMVIGGFYLTEHVEGAAGEGRVFRHLWEAQRAYEEGALALHATITFRPGNGVEPYETTLGRALFQATLPADYAERFGPITETIKKRHMGEIVERLSDHYDAVEVAGSLDAIKNLCYRYASQSGLTVSIDDVKTPQIKRELLDDYEGKADKVETQFRRGIITDGERRQQEVRIWTEATAKLQDIMEEEFRAQRFNPIDMMVGSGARGNMTQMRQIAAMRGLVANPRGDMIPRPIKSNFREGLETLEYFIATPGARKGLVDTALRTADSGYLTRRLVDVAQELIIREEDCGTNLGIWVNHVQEDTANQRAYLETKLFGRALLNDVTLSDGTIYERNTIIGEDEMVRLRDDEAIDRVRVRSVLTCDAELGVCAMCYGRSLATGKAIELGEAVGVIAAQSIGEPGTQLTMRTFHTGGVAGKDIAGGLPRVVELFEARTPKGVARLAKATGVLRLGEDEGKGIPVTVVDDQGDEHEIVLPLGARPIVTDGQDVKAGDKITEGPSDPKELMEIKGIRETQVYLVDEVQKVYRDQGVSIHDKHIELIVRQMTRRVGVQETGGTEFLPGERVDSKTFRDTNRRMVEEGKRPAEGRPEIMGITKASLATESWLSAASFQETTRVLTEAAIDGKSDSLIGLKENIIIGKLIPAGTGMMKYREFGIEAPEYEPMTYYSSEDDEQNPAEFLASLHGSYEGGTTVG; this is encoded by the coding sequence ATGCTCGACGTCAACATGTTCGACCAGCTCAAGATCGGGCTGGCCACCGCCGACCAGATCCGACTCTGGAGCCACGGCGAAGTCAAGAAGCCGGAGACGATCAACTACCGCACGCTCCGTCCCGAGAAGGACGGCCTGTTCTGCGAGAAGATCTTCGGCCCCACCCGCGACTGGGAGTGCTACTGCGGTAAGTACAAGCGCGTCCGGTTCAAGGGCATCATCTGCGAGCGCTGCGGCGTCGAGGTGACCCGTTCCAAGGTCCGTCGCGACCGCATGGGCCACATCGAGCTGTCGGCTCCCGTGGTCCACATCTGGTACCTCCGCGGCACCCGCTCGTGGCTGGCCTACCTCCTCGCCGGCATCGAGCCGAAGGAAGAGCTCAAGGCCAAGCAGCTCGAGAAGGTCATCTACTTCGCCGCCAACCTGGTCACCTGGGTCGACGAGGACAAGCGCCACGAAGACCTCGAGAGCCTCGAGGCCGAGTACCTCGAAGAGCGCGACGAGATCCGCAAGGAACTCGAACTCGCCATCGACCGCCGCTACAAGGAGCTCGAGGACGAGGCCGAGGCCGCCGAGGCCGAGGGCAACGACACCAAGAAGCTCAAGCGCGAGGCCGAGAAGGAAGTCGAGTCGATCCGCGAGCGCTACGAGATGGAGCTCGACCTGGTCGAGCGTGCCTGGGACGAGTTCAAGGGCCTGCACAGCCGCAAGATCCTCGAAGACGAGATGCTGTGGCGCGAACTGCGCGACAAGTACGGCGACTACTTCGAGGGTGGCACCGGCGCCGATGCCATCAAGCAGCTCATCGACCGCATCGACTTCGACGAAGAAGAAGTGAAGCTGCGTGCGGCGATCGACCCGCAGGAGGGTCAGAAGCCGCTCAGCGCCCAGCGCAAGCAGAAGGCGATCAAGCGCCTCAAGATCGTCGCGTCGTTCAACCGCCGCGACGAGCACGAGCGCCGCATCAACGACCCGAAGGCGATGATCCTCGACGTCGTGCCGGTGATCCCGCCCGAGCTGCGCCCGATGGTGCAGCTCGACGGTGGCCGCTTCGCGACCTCCGACCTCAACGACCTGTACCGCCGGGTCATCAACCGCAACAACCGCCTGAAGCGTCTGCTCGATCTCGGTGCGCCCGAGATCATCGTGAACAACGAGAAGCGCATGCTGCAGGAGGCCGTCGACGCCCTGTTCGACAACGGCCGCCGCGGCCGTCCGGTCACCGGACCGGGCAACCGTCCGCTGAAGTCGCTGTCCGACATGCTCAAGGGCAAGCAGGGTCGCTTCCGTCAGAACCTGCTCGGCAAGCGCGTCGACTACTCGGGTCGTTCGGTCATCGTGGCCGGCCCGACCCTCAAGCTGCACCAGTGCGGTCTGCCGAAGCTGATGGCGCTCGAGCTGTTCAAGCCGTTCGTCATGAAGCGTCTGGTCGACCTCGAACTGGCCCAGAACATCAAGACCGCCAAGCGGATGGTCGAGCGCCGTCGCCCGCAGGTGTGGGACGTCCTCGACGACGTCATCAAGGAGCACCCGGTGCTCCTCAACCGTGCGCCGACGCTGCACCGTCTGGGCATCCAGGCGTTCGAGCCGGTGCTGGTCGAGGGCAAGGCGCTCCAGATCCACCCGCTGGTCTGCACCGCGTTCAACGCCGACTTCGACGGCGACCAGATGGCCATCCACGTGCCCCTCAGCGCCGAGGCGCAGGCCGAGGCCCGCGTCCTCATGCTGTCGGCGAACAACATCTTGTCGCCGGCGTCGGGTCGTCCGATCGTGACCCCGACCCAGGACATGGTCATCGGTGGCTTCTACCTGACCGAGCACGTCGAAGGCGCCGCCGGTGAAGGTCGCGTCTTCCGCCACCTGTGGGAGGCGCAGCGTGCGTACGAGGAAGGCGCACTCGCCCTCCACGCCACGATCACGTTCCGCCCCGGCAACGGTGTCGAGCCGTACGAGACGACGCTGGGTCGTGCCCTGTTCCAGGCCACGCTTCCGGCCGACTACGCCGAGCGCTTCGGTCCGATCACCGAGACGATCAAGAAGCGCCACATGGGCGAGATCGTGGAGCGTCTCTCCGACCACTACGACGCCGTCGAAGTGGCCGGCTCGCTCGACGCGATCAAGAACCTCTGCTACCGCTACGCGTCGCAGTCGGGCCTGACGGTCTCGATCGACGACGTGAAGACCCCGCAGATCAAGCGGGAGCTGCTCGACGACTACGAGGGCAAGGCCGACAAGGTCGAGACCCAGTTCCGTCGAGGCATCATCACCGACGGCGAGCGCCGCCAGCAGGAGGTCCGCATCTGGACCGAGGCGACCGCCAAGCTCCAGGACATCATGGAGGAGGAGTTCCGCGCTCAGCGGTTCAACCCGATCGACATGATGGTCGGCTCGGGTGCACGAGGCAACATGACGCAGATGCGTCAGATCGCCGCCATGCGTGGCCTCGTGGCCAACCCCCGTGGTGACATGATCCCGCGTCCGATCAAGTCGAACTTCCGTGAGGGTCTCGAGACGCTCGAGTACTTCATCGCCACGCCCGGCGCCCGTAAGGGTCTGGTCGACACGGCGCTGCGTACCGCCGACTCGGGCTACCTGACCCGTCGTCTCGTCGACGTCGCCCAGGAGCTGATCATCCGCGAGGAAGACTGCGGTACCAACCTCGGTATCTGGGTCAACCACGTCCAGGAGGACACCGCCAACCAGCGTGCGTACCTCGAGACCAAGCTGTTCGGCCGTGCCCTGCTCAACGACGTGACCCTCTCCGACGGCACGATCTACGAGCGCAACACGATCATCGGCGAGGACGAGATGGTCCGTCTCCGTGACGACGAGGCGATCGACCGGGTGCGTGTGCGTTCGGTCCTCACCTGCGACGCCGAACTCGGTGTGTGCGCCATGTGCTACGGCCGTTCGCTGGCGACCGGCAAGGCGATCGAACTCGGCGAGGCCGTGGGCGTCATCGCCGCCCAGTCGATCGGTGAGCCCGGTACCCAGCTGACGATGCGTACCTTCCACACCGGTGGTGTGGCCGGCAAGGACATCGCCGGTGGTCTGCCCCGCGTCGTCGAGCTGTTCGAGGCTCGCACCCCGAAGGGCGTCGCCCGCCTGGCCAAGGCCACCGGCGTGCTGCGTCTCGGCGAGGACGAAGGCAAGGGCATCCCGGTCACCGTCGTCGACGATCAGGGTGACGAGCACGAGATCGTGCTCCCGCTCGGTGCCCGTCCGATCGTCACCGACGGCCAGGACGTCAAGGCCGGCGACAAGATCACCGAGGGTCCGTCCGATCCGAAGGAACTGATGGAGATCAAGGGCATCCGCGAGACGCAGGTGTACCTGGTCGACGAGGTCCAGAAGGTCTACCGCGACCAGGGTGTGTCGATCCACGACAAGCACATCGAGCTCATCGTGCGCCAGATGACCCGCCGGGTCGGCGTGCAGGAGACCGGTGGCACCGAGTTCCTGCCGGGCGAGCGTGTCGACTCCAAGACCTTCCGCGACACGAACCGTCGCATGGTCGAGGAGGGCAAGCGTCCCGCCGAGGGTCGCCCCGAGATCATGGGCATCACCAAGGCGTCGCTCGCCACCGAGTCGTGGCTGTCCGCGGCGTCGTTCCAGGAGACGACCCGTGTCCTCACCGAGGCGGCGATCGACGGCAAGTCCGACTCGCTGATCGGCCTCAAGGAGAACATCATCATCGGCAAGCTCATCCCCGCCGGCACCGGCATGATGAAGTACCGGGAGTTCGGCATCGAGGCCCCCGAGTACGAGCCGATGACGTACTACTCGAGCGAGGACGACGAGCAGAACCCGGCCGAGTTCCTGGCCAGCCTGCACGGTTCCTACGAAGGTGGCACGACGGTCGGCTGA
- a CDS encoding glycosyltransferase, producing MQRRLESDRRRYSVGIVDPDQFASELAVEFARRERGGRNCGVASVSVFEIAGLQHRHGALFVFDLVSELVDVLRYHLAPTDVYHVAESGEVLVLGRDSTVSSTVERVQQLCLEIAGRRWGGSADLLLTPSAGIATLDDGPDAATIVRRAVDAREVASGHLDLRVHRWEPAMSVDTAPPERRPFERFGWQTVKERLRAPSQILATYVLGLFVPFCLYWFFDRVVGFDITWAVYLFCVLTLVSTGVMILVEARLAIRQKEPPEVESYPPASAIICAYLPNEAATIMDTLDAFLNQGYPGGLQVILAYNTPNPMAVERELHALADRHDDLEVVKIEGSTSKAQNVNAVLHMATGEFTGMFDADHMPRPGSFERSWRWLANGYDVVQGHCMTRNGDETWLAKMIAVEFESIYAVAHPGRAKLHRFGVFGGSNGYWRTDLLHETRMRGSMLTEDIDSSMRTVERGLKIRSDRDVVSRELATTTMKQVWNQRLRWAQGWFQVTMMHTARVWRSAGLNVRQKVGATYLLGWREVYPWLSLQVFPLVAYWYMSRGQMISAGWPILFFTTVFVLHVGPHQTWYAYKLADPEIKQHKSWFWGYLLFSTFFYTEYKNVIARVAHIKEFVGERAWKVTPRSDDPVEFDDDIDLGDDSDDEAGGSDDEVSPRRVRGPLAAAGIAVAALDESQEMGEPAETARPGIAARRATATVIRSESDDLDGSIAGLRDPHVHGDPLLGRIDYVVDATDAFGLPRRSRGVQPDTTRGDDPAPLLPRRARTGQSVIADGGNDCRVVADEPAPTFDPLLDDPVTDPDPTDAFGLPRRFADLRAAWNNDLDRHDLDRHDLDGI from the coding sequence GTGCAGCGGCGACTCGAGTCCGATCGCCGCCGATACTCCGTCGGCATCGTCGACCCCGATCAGTTCGCGTCCGAGCTCGCCGTCGAGTTCGCCCGCCGCGAGCGCGGTGGCCGGAACTGCGGGGTGGCGTCGGTCTCCGTGTTCGAGATCGCCGGCCTGCAGCATCGTCACGGGGCGCTGTTCGTGTTCGATCTCGTGAGCGAGCTCGTCGACGTGTTGCGATACCACCTGGCCCCGACCGACGTCTATCACGTCGCCGAGTCGGGCGAGGTGCTGGTGCTCGGCCGTGACTCGACGGTGTCCTCGACGGTGGAGCGCGTGCAACAACTCTGCCTCGAGATCGCCGGCCGGCGGTGGGGCGGCAGTGCCGACCTGCTCCTGACGCCGTCCGCCGGCATCGCCACGCTCGACGACGGACCCGACGCCGCAACCATCGTGAGGCGGGCCGTCGACGCACGTGAAGTCGCGAGCGGCCACCTCGACCTTCGCGTGCACCGATGGGAGCCGGCGATGTCGGTCGACACGGCCCCACCGGAACGGCGGCCCTTCGAGCGCTTCGGTTGGCAGACGGTCAAGGAACGCCTGCGGGCTCCGAGTCAGATCTTGGCCACCTACGTGCTCGGCCTGTTCGTCCCGTTCTGCCTCTACTGGTTCTTCGACCGGGTCGTGGGGTTCGACATCACCTGGGCGGTCTATCTGTTCTGTGTGCTCACGCTCGTCTCGACCGGCGTGATGATCCTGGTCGAGGCGCGCCTCGCCATTCGTCAGAAGGAGCCGCCGGAGGTCGAGTCGTATCCGCCGGCGTCCGCGATCATCTGCGCCTACCTGCCCAACGAGGCCGCGACGATCATGGACACCCTCGACGCGTTCCTGAACCAGGGCTACCCGGGCGGCCTCCAGGTCATCCTGGCGTACAACACCCCGAATCCGATGGCCGTGGAGCGGGAGTTGCACGCGCTCGCCGACCGACACGACGACCTCGAGGTCGTCAAGATCGAGGGCAGCACCTCGAAGGCCCAGAACGTGAACGCCGTGCTGCACATGGCGACCGGCGAGTTCACCGGGATGTTCGACGCCGACCACATGCCGCGTCCCGGCAGCTTCGAACGGTCGTGGCGGTGGCTCGCAAACGGCTACGACGTCGTGCAGGGACACTGTATGACACGCAACGGCGACGAGACGTGGCTCGCCAAGATGATCGCCGTCGAATTCGAGTCGATCTACGCCGTCGCTCACCCGGGGCGCGCCAAGCTGCACCGATTCGGCGTCTTCGGCGGGTCGAACGGATACTGGCGCACCGACCTCCTGCACGAGACGCGCATGCGGGGCTCGATGCTGACCGAAGACATCGACTCGTCGATGCGAACGGTCGAGCGCGGCCTCAAGATCAGGTCCGACCGCGACGTCGTGTCGCGCGAACTCGCCACGACGACGATGAAGCAGGTGTGGAACCAGCGGTTGCGCTGGGCACAGGGCTGGTTCCAGGTCACGATGATGCACACGGCCCGGGTCTGGCGGTCGGCGGGGCTCAACGTGCGGCAGAAGGTCGGCGCGACCTACCTGCTCGGCTGGCGCGAGGTCTACCCCTGGCTGTCGCTCCAGGTCTTCCCGCTCGTCGCCTACTGGTACATGAGTCGCGGGCAGATGATCTCGGCGGGCTGGCCGATCCTGTTCTTCACGACGGTGTTCGTGCTCCACGTCGGTCCGCACCAGACCTGGTACGCCTACAAGCTCGCCGACCCCGAGATCAAACAACACAAGTCATGGTTCTGGGGCTACCTGCTCTTTTCGACCTTCTTCTACACCGAGTACAAGAACGTCATCGCGCGCGTCGCGCACATCAAGGAGTTCGTCGGTGAGCGGGCATGGAAGGTCACCCCCCGCAGCGACGATCCGGTCGAGTTCGACGACGACATCGACCTGGGCGACGACAGCGACGACGAGGCCGGAGGCAGCGACGACGAGGTGTCGCCCCGGCGAGTTCGCGGACCGCTGGCCGCAGCCGGCATCGCCGTGGCCGCCCTCGACGAGTCGCAGGAGATGGGGGAGCCAGCGGAGACGGCACGGCCAGGCATCGCCGCCCGGCGGGCGACGGCCACCGTGATCCGATCGGAGTCGGACGACCTCGACGGATCGATCGCCGGACTCCGGGATCCGCACGTCCACGGCGACCCGCTGCTCGGGCGGATCGACTACGTCGTCGACGCGACCGACGCCTTCGGGCTGCCCCGTCGCTCCCGAGGTGTCCAGCCGGACACCACCCGAGGGGATGACCCGGCACCGCTGCTCCCGCGCCGAGCCCGCACGGGCCAGTCGGTGATCGCCGACGGCGGCAACGACTGCCGCGTCGTCGCCGACGAACCGGCACCGACCTTCGACCCGCTCCTCGACGACCCGGTGACCGATCCCGACCCGACCGACGCCTTCGGACTGCCGCGGCGGTTCGCCGACCTCCGGGCGGCGTGGAACAACGACCTCGACCGGCACGACCTCGACCGGCACGACCTTGACGGAATCTGA